Sequence from the Streptomyces sp. NBC_00358 genome:
ACGGCTCCATCGCCGTCAAGGACGGCGGCCTCACCAGCGACGACGAGCGCTGGCTGCGGCTGGAGAAGACCACCCTCACCGACGCCCAGAAGGCGAAGTTCCCCTACCTGAAGACGTACACCGCCTGGTCCGTCGACCCGCGCGACCGCGCCCGGGTGCGCTCGGCACTCGGCGGCCAGCTCGTCGCCTCGCAACGTGCCGCGAACGGCGCCGTGCTCGCGGCGACCGGCGTGCAGATCGCCGGCGTCCTCGACGACCTGTACCCCGCGACGAAGGCGCACCTCGGGCCGGTCTTCCACCACGGCGTTCCCACCCTGTCCGTGTGGGCCCCGACCGCCCAGTCGGTGCACCTCGACCTCGACGGCTCCACCGTCGCCATGCGGCGCGACGACGCCACCGGCGTCTGGTCCGTGACCGGCAAGAAGTCCTGGACGAACAAGCCCTACCGCTACGTCGTCAAGGTGTGGGCGCCGACCGTCCGGAAGATCGTCACCAACAAGGTGACCGACCCGTACTCGGTGGCCCTGACCGCGAACTCGGAGCGCAGCCTGGTCGTCGACCTGGATGCCAAGTCCCTCGCCCCGTCCGGCTGGTCCTCGCTCAAGAAGCCCGAGGCCGTACCGCTGCGGGACGCGCAGATCCAGGAACTGCACATCCGGGACTTCTCGGTGGCGGACAAGACCGTCCCCGCGAAGGACCAGGGCACCTACCTCGCCTTCACCGACAAGAACAGCGACGGCTCGAAGCACCTGAGGAAGCTGGCCGCGTCCGGCACCTCGTACGTGCACCTGCTGCCCGCGTTCGACATCGCCACCATCCCCGAGAAGAAGGCCGACCAGCAGCGCACCGACTGCGATCTCGCCTCCTACGCCGCCGACTCCCAGAAGCAGCAGGAGTGCGTGGCGAAGACCGCCGCCAAGGACGCCTACAACTGGGGCTACGACCCGTACCACTACACGGTTCCCGAGGGCTCCTACGCCACCGACCCCGACGGCACCGGGCGCACGGTCGAGTTCCGCAAGATGGTCAAGTCCCTGAACCAGGACGGCCTTCGCGTCGTCATGGACGTGGTCTACAACCACACCGCCGCGAGCGGCCAGGCCGACACCAGCGTCCTCGACAAGGTCGTCCCCGGCTACTACCAGCGGCTGCTCGCCGACGGCAGCGTGGCCAACTCCACCTGCTGCTCCAACACGGCCACCGAGAACGCCATGATGGGCAAGCTGGTGGTGGACTCGATCGTCACCTGGGCCAAGGAGTACAAGGTCGACGGCTTCCGCTTCGACCTCATGGGGCACCAGCCCAAGGCCAACATCCTCGCGGTCAGGAAGGCCCTCGACGGGCTCACCCCCGCGAAGGACGGCGTCGACGGCAAGAAGATCATCCTGTACGGCGAGGGCTGGAACTTCGGCGAGGTCGCCGACGACGCCCGGTTCGTCCAGGCCACCCAGAAGAACATGGCCGGGACGGGGATCGCGACCTTCTCCGACCGATCCCGCGACGCCGTCCGCGGCGGCAGCCCCTTCGACTCCGACCCCGGCGTCCAGGGCTTCGCCTCGGGCCTGTACACCGACCCCAACTCCTCGACCGCCAACGGCACTCCGGCCGAGCAGAAGGCCCGGCTGCTGCACTACCAGGACCTCATCGAGGTCGGCCTGAGCGGCAACCTGGCCGCGTTCCACTTCACCGACTCCGCCGGCAAGGAGGTCAAGGGCTCCGAGGTCGACTACAACGGCCAGCCCGCCGGCTACGCGGCCGCGCCGGGTGACGCGCTCGCGTACGCCGACGCGCACGACAACGAGTCCCTGTACGACGCGCTGACGTACAAGCTGCCCGCGACGACGAGCGCCGCCGACCGGGCCCGGATGCAGGTCCTGGCGATGGCGACGGCCACCCTCTCGCAGGGTCCGTCCCTCTCCCAGGCCGGCTCCGACCTGCTGCGCTCCAAGTCCCTCGACCGCAACTCCTTCGACAGCGGTGACTGGTTCAACGCCATCCACTGGAACTGCCAGGACGGGAACGGATTCGGGCGCGGGCTGCCCATGGCCGCCGACAACACCTCCAAGTGGCCTTACGCCACACCGCTGCTGACCTCGGTCAAGGTGGGCTGCAACCAGATCGACGGCACCTCGGCCGCCTTCCAGGACCTCCAGCGGATCCGTACGAGCGAGAAGGTCTTCTCGCTCTCCACGGCTGGGCAGGTGCAGTCGAAGCTCTCCTTCCCGCTGTCGGGGAAGGAGGAGACCCCCGGGGTGATCACCCTGCGTCTCGGTGATCTCGTGATCGTCTTCAACGCGACCCCCGAGAAGCAGGAGCAGACCGTCGGTTCCCTGGCCGGGACCGCCTACAAGCTGCACCCGGTGCAGGCGAAGGGCTCGGACTCCGTCGTCAAGTCCTCCTCCTACGCGAAGGGGACGGGCTCGTTCACCGTTCCGGCCCGCACGGTGGCGGTGTTCACCCGGACCCCGTGACAGTGGGCCGGTAGTACCAGGGCGGGACCGGAGACCGGGAGCGACAGCCGGTCCCCGGTCCCGCCCTCACCGGTGTCCGGGCGCAGGGCAGGGGTCCGGGCGGCCGCGGCTGCGGTTAGGGTGATCACGATCGTCCCCGGAACAGGGAGTACCCATGCCGCAGATCACCGTCGACTACTCCGCACCGCTCGAAGACGCCTTCGACCGGCAGGGGTTCGCCCTGGCCCTGCACGCGGAGGTGGTCGGGACGGCCGCCGCGAGGATCGGCGCGTGCAAGACGCAGTTCCGCCGGACCGAGGACACCGTCGTCGGCGCGGACACAGCCGGACACGCCGTCGTCCATGTCACCCTCGGCCTGCTCGCCGGGCGGACCGAGGCGGTCAAGGTGAAGCTGACCGAGGCCGTACTCGAGCTGCTGAAGACCCATGTGAAGCAGGCCGAAGGGCTGGAGCTGCACGCCTCGGCCGAGGTGCGCGACCTCGACCCGTCGTACCGCAAGTTCGAGGCGTAGTCCCAAGGCTCCGGTCCGGGTCCGGGGCGCGCCCGGCCGGGCGCGCGGCAGAACCCCACGCCCGTTCCTGCGACGCCTACGACGTGGGCGGTGAGGCGAGCGCGAGCAGCCGGACGACGAGATCGGTGAACGGACCGTCGCCCGGCTCGTCGCTGAGGCCCTTGCGCAGCAGCTCGGCGACCTCCGGGTCGTAGGCGGCGCTCACCGCCGCCAGGGCCGCGAAGTCGTGCACGAGCTGCACCTCCAGCTCACCGCGCGGAATCCGCCGCCCGTCGAGCCAGATCAGCGCGGTCGACTCGACGAGCGAGATCCAGGAACGGATCACCAGCTCCAGCCGGGCGGGCGGGTTCTCGACGTCCAGATGCGACACGATCTGGAGGTACGCCGCCTGCCGTACGGCGTCGACGAGCGCGTTGGTGGTCGACGAGCCGACGGCGGGGCCGCCCCGCATCAACGCGGCGAAACCGGGCCCGTGGTCGTCCACGAAATCGAAGAAGCGGCGCATCACCCGCAGCAGCCGAGCTCCCAGCGGCCCCTCGCGGGACTCCACGAACCGGCCCGCGAGATCGTCGGCGGCCCGCTGCAACGCGGCTTCGTACAGGCTGAGTTTGCCGGGGAAGTAGTGGTAGACGAGCGGTCGCGAGATACCCGCGGCCGAGGCTATCTCGTCGATGGAGACCTCGTCGGGCGAGCGTCGGCTGAACAGGTCGAGGGCGACGCCGATCAACTGCTGCCGTCGCTCCTCGACGCCCATCCTGCGGCGTACCCCGGTTGTCATGCGAACACCTTACCGATCGGATCCGGCCCAGAACGGGCCGGTCCGGCGGCCGGACGTTCACAGGTCCAGCACGATTCGTCCACCCCTCGTCCGCGAGACACAGATCAGCATCGAGTCGTCACGCTCCGCGTCCGTCAGCAGTTCGTCCCGGTGCTCGATCTCCCCCTCCAGCACCCGCTGTTGGCAGGTCCCGCAGAATCCCTGCTCGCAGGAGTACAGCGTGTCGGGCAGTTCCGCGCGCACCGCCGCGAGGACCGAGGTGCCGGCGGGTACGGTCACCGTGCGCCCGCTGCGCCGCAGTTCGACCTCGAAGGAGGCGTCGTCCGCGCCGGACGCCGGGGCGGTGAACCGCTCCAGGTGCACCGTGCGGCCCCGTGGAACCCGCGCCTCGACCGCCGCCATGAGCCCGTCCGGACCGCAGCAGTAGACCGCCGTGTCCGGGGCGAGACCGGCGAACAGCGCGTCCAGGTCGGGCAGACCGTCCTCGTCCCGCGCGACGACGGTGACCCTCGCGCGGTCCAGCTTCTCGATCTCCTCCAGGAACGGCATCGAGGCGCGCGTCCGACCGCCGTACAGCAGCCGCCAGTCGGCGCCCTCGGGCAGGGCCCGCAGCATCGGCAGGACCGGGGTGATCCCGATACCGCCCGCGACGAAGACGTACGCCGGGGCGGCGACGAGCGGGAAGCGGTTGCGCGGCCCGCGCACCTCGACCTCCATGCCCTCCCGGAGGCGCTCGTGCACCTCGCGCGACCCGCCCCGCCCGTCCTCGACCAGCCGGGTCGCGACGGTGTACGACGAGGTGTCCTCCGGGTCCCCGCACAGCGAGTACTGCCGGACGAGCCCCGAGGGCAGCACCAGATCGAGATGGGCGCCCGGCTCCCAGCGCGGCAGGTCCATGCCCTCCAGGCGCAGTTGGACCACCCCGTCGGCGACGCGCTCGTGCCGGGCGACCGGCAGCCGCAGGGCCCGTGGGCGGGGCCGCCCGGAGACGGGGACCTCCAGGGCGGGCAGCGGCCACAGCGGTGACACCTCGATCCGGCGGCGCAGGGCACGCCGGACGAGCACGGCCGCCCCGGCGACGGCGACGGCGACAACGGTCCGCGGTCCGGGCATCACGCGGCACCCACTCCCGTCCCGGCGTCCGGGACGGTGCCGGTTCCTGTGCTTGAGGTGCTTCCTGCGGCTGCCAGGGCCGGCGAGGCGGCGGTGGCGGCCGGCGAGGAGGCCAGGTAGGCGACCGCCTGCGCGGTGGAGCC
This genomic interval carries:
- a CDS encoding TetR/AcrR family transcriptional regulator — its product is MTTGVRRRMGVEERRQQLIGVALDLFSRRSPDEVSIDEIASAAGISRPLVYHYFPGKLSLYEAALQRAADDLAGRFVESREGPLGARLLRVMRRFFDFVDDHGPGFAALMRGGPAVGSSTTNALVDAVRQAAYLQIVSHLDVENPPARLELVIRSWISLVESTALIWLDGRRIPRGELEVQLVHDFAALAAVSAAYDPEVAELLRKGLSDEPGDGPFTDLVVRLLALASPPTS
- a CDS encoding PDR/VanB family oxidoreductase, encoding MPGPRTVVAVAVAGAAVLVRRALRRRIEVSPLWPLPALEVPVSGRPRPRALRLPVARHERVADGVVQLRLEGMDLPRWEPGAHLDLVLPSGLVRQYSLCGDPEDTSSYTVATRLVEDGRGGSREVHERLREGMEVEVRGPRNRFPLVAAPAYVFVAGGIGITPVLPMLRALPEGADWRLLYGGRTRASMPFLEEIEKLDRARVTVVARDEDGLPDLDALFAGLAPDTAVYCCGPDGLMAAVEARVPRGRTVHLERFTAPASGADDASFEVELRRSGRTVTVPAGTSVLAAVRAELPDTLYSCEQGFCGTCQQRVLEGEIEHRDELLTDAERDDSMLICVSRTRGGRIVLDL
- a CDS encoding 5-carboxymethyl-2-hydroxymuconate Delta-isomerase, which produces MPQITVDYSAPLEDAFDRQGFALALHAEVVGTAAARIGACKTQFRRTEDTVVGADTAGHAVVHVTLGLLAGRTEAVKVKLTEAVLELLKTHVKQAEGLELHASAEVRDLDPSYRKFEA